The genomic window ATGATTTCAGCTAAATGAAATATCATTATTACTTTAATCTTTTTATGATTGAAAAATAAAACCAATCAACAAATTGCACCAATTGTTAGAATAATTTATCCAGCATACCCGTACACTATTTTGCCAATTAAGAAAATAAAAAGGATAAAACATGCCATCGCTAACCAACATGCAAAGTCAGCCTGTTGCCAGGCCATTAAATCGACAAGATTATAAAACACTGGGTCTATCTTCGTTAGGTGGCACACTTGAATTTTATGATTTTGTTATTTTTGTCTTTTACGCCAAAATCATCTCGCAACTTTTTTTCCCAAGTGGCAATCAATTTCTCGCGCTGATGGCAACTCTTGGCTTATTTGCTGCCGGTTATCTGGCTCGTCCGTTAGGTGGCATTATTATGGCACATTATGGCGATAAAATCGGTCGTAAGCGCATGTTCAGTTTAAGTATATTTATGATGGCACTACCTACTTTAGTCATCGGCTCCCTACCCACTTATGCAACAATTGGTATCGCCGCTCCACTACTATTACTACTAATGCGTATTATGCAGGGGGCGGCAATTGGCGGAGAAATGCCAGGTGCCTGGGTGTTTATCGCTGAACACACACCAAAACAGTGTTATGGTTTAGGTATTGGCATACTAACTTCGGGTATTACCGGCGGTATTTTACTTGGCTCTATGATAGCCATTAGTATTGAATATCATTTTAGCGAACAACAAATTGTTGACTTTGCCTGGCGTATCCCATTTATTCTTGGTGGTTTATTTGGCTTTATTTCTGTCTATCTGCGCCGTTTTTTAGAGGAAACACCGATATTCAAACAGTTAGCGGCGCAAAAAGCGCTTAGTAGTCAGTTACCGATTAAGACGGTGTTAACATCACATAAGCAAGCTTGTTTGATCACCGCTGCGTTAACCTGGTCTTTATCTACCGCTATTATCGTGATCATTTTAATGACGCCTGACGTTATTTTACGTGGGATCTACCATATTGATCGCAATAGCGCTTTACAAGCCAACTGCATTGCGGTGTTAATGTTAACAGTTGGTTGTATTTTTTGGGGCTATTTAAGTGATAAAATTGGCTCGCGTATCACCCTGCTTGTTGCCTACAGCGGACTTATTATTTCAACTAGCTATTTTTATTATATATTATCACCCTCTCTCTCATTTTTAGCGTTAAGTAGCTATTATGCCATTATGGGATTCTTCGTCGGCGCGGTTGTTTTAACACCAATTATTTCGACCCGAGCGTTCCCTCCGGCTATTCGTTATTCCGGCCTGTCCTTTGCCTATAATATTGCCTATGCGATCTTTGGTGGCTTAACGCCAATTATCACTGGCTTCTGGTTACAACAGTCTCAGTTGGCGCCAATTTACTATGTCAATACAGTGGCAATATTAGCTACTTTGGTTGGTTTTTTACCCCTAGCTTATCAAGGATGGCAAAATCATCAGCCAGATAAATCCAACCCTGATGCGGATAACCCGGTTCAAAATGTACTAAGTCGTTAATAACATCAGGATAATAATGCAAAAGAGTATCAGTCATAAGACTAATACCTAGGCGGAAAAAATTGGCTAATAACTAACAATAAAAATATGCGTATTAATTCCAAGCCGGTGGCATAATGCCCGCTAATATGGTTGGGAAATGAGCATTAATATGAGTAATCATATCAGTTGATATTACTGCCGTACAGCTAAAAGCATTATGGTAACCCAGCAATCTATCGCCCCAATCTTTATATTGTTCTTCAGATAGAAATGTTGGCGGTGATAATTGATGTGCCTGCTCCATCAGGGCAAAGGCAAAATACCTTAATGCGTTCGGTGACTCGTATTCAGTGCCGAATATTGCACTAGAAGAATATTTACTAAAAACCGCGGCCAGGCTTAATAAGGTTTTCGCCTGCGTTGATTTATCGGCGTTGGATAAATTATAAGCTTGCAGCAATTTTTGTGTGTAAGCGGCGGTTAAACGATAACCTGTTACGCCATTTTCGGTATATTGTGTAAACTTATTGTTAAATATCGCCGCCAGTTTAGTCTGGCTGTCAAAATCAATTAATTTTATTTGAGAAGTGCGTTGCGTTATCACAGTTTGAAAAGTGGACTGTAATTCACCTAGCTCTATAGTAGCTAATAATTTGTCAAACTTAGCTTGCTGTTGATGAAAACGATAGTTTGCCATAAATAATTTAAAATGATGTTGAAAAAGGGTATCTAACTGATAATCTGCCGGGCCAATATTCTCCTGCCCCTGATAGAGATAAAAACCATACCAATTGGTATCCGCTTTTCTCCCTCGCACATCCAACATTTGTTGTAGCTGGTTTTGTGACATCATCATGGCATAGTCACTATTGGGCGGCCTAGAGAGCAAAATAAAATTATCAGCATTTTTATCTGACCAGTCAGGTTTGCCAGCATAATCACCAAAATCAGGCTTCATCGTATAAAGTGCAATACGACTATCTCTTAGATAACAATCATACAGCCTTTTAGTCTGCTCTTTAAGGCTACTATCCCCCGCCATTATTTGTGAAATTAACTGAATAAAGGCGCCATTATGGCTAAACATCAGTTCTGGCTTGTTTTCAATGCAGGTCAGTAAGGTTGCCAATCGGGAATTATCTAATGCCGGCATCATACTGATATCATATTTTGTCAAATAGAGTGACAAGATATTGTTATTCAGCCAGTTGATAATTATCT from Arsenophonus sp. aPb includes these protein-coding regions:
- a CDS encoding MFS transporter, with translation MPSLTNMQSQPVARPLNRQDYKTLGLSSLGGTLEFYDFVIFVFYAKIISQLFFPSGNQFLALMATLGLFAAGYLARPLGGIIMAHYGDKIGRKRMFSLSIFMMALPTLVIGSLPTYATIGIAAPLLLLLMRIMQGAAIGGEMPGAWVFIAEHTPKQCYGLGIGILTSGITGGILLGSMIAISIEYHFSEQQIVDFAWRIPFILGGLFGFISVYLRRFLEETPIFKQLAAQKALSSQLPIKTVLTSHKQACLITAALTWSLSTAIIVIILMTPDVILRGIYHIDRNSALQANCIAVLMLTVGCIFWGYLSDKIGSRITLLVAYSGLIISTSYFYYILSPSLSFLALSSYYAIMGFFVGAVVLTPIISTRAFPPAIRYSGLSFAYNIAYAIFGGLTPIITGFWLQQSQLAPIYYVNTVAILATLVGFLPLAYQGWQNHQPDKSNPDADNPVQNVLSR
- a CDS encoding pentapeptide repeat-containing protein: MQVSSSNGTNSVFHTTNTSTEAFSDLAILRQAIPDDCSVDNKRDLQQRKREILDKLIKQRPVDAELDLRKAQLNGVNLAMLDFERAKLQEANLDEADLNGANLQIANLTDATLKNARLDNTNLDYTCLNSAKLNEATLCHARLYKTKLIKADLRDANLNDAKLFDVELHEAILQNTKLVKADLQQVKFVGANACQADFSHSNLQSSVFIEADLADANLSHTNLSSTNFTKAKLNGANLNDANFTKAKLNGADLSKANFNGADLNGADLTDAILDESVLSDIAFPVWNIDNLDRYLNHINNDFSLLTTIDSIDAKYKKIKISLVYQLMNSLDKNPEEFSLLSVVEPLLNTLAKAPYNEDEIIINWLNNNILSLYLTKYDISMMPALDNSRLATLLTCIENKPELMFSHNGAFIQLISQIMAGDSSLKEQTKRLYDCYLRDSRIALYTMKPDFGDYAGKPDWSDKNADNFILLSRPPNSDYAMMMSQNQLQQMLDVRGRKADTNWYGFYLYQGQENIGPADYQLDTLFQHHFKLFMANYRFHQQQAKFDKLLATIELGELQSTFQTVITQRTSQIKLIDFDSQTKLAAIFNNKFTQYTENGVTGYRLTAAYTQKLLQAYNLSNADKSTQAKTLLSLAAVFSKYSSSAIFGTEYESPNALRYFAFALMEQAHQLSPPTFLSEEQYKDWGDRLLGYHNAFSCTAVISTDMITHINAHFPTILAGIMPPAWN